One region of Macadamia integrifolia cultivar HAES 741 chromosome 11, SCU_Mint_v3, whole genome shotgun sequence genomic DNA includes:
- the LOC122094073 gene encoding small nuclear ribonucleoprotein SmD1a-like — MKLVRFLMKLNNETVSIELKNGTVVHGTITGVDISMNTHLKTVKLTLKGKNPVTLDHLSVRGNNIRYYILPDSINLETLLVEETPRVKPKKPTTGRPLGRGRGRGRGRGRGRGR, encoded by the exons ATGAAGCTCGTCAG gtttctgaTGAAGCTGAACAACGAGACTGTCTCCATCGAGCTTAAGAACGGAACTGTTGTTCATGGCACCATCACAG GAGTCGATATTAGCATGAATACACATTTGAAGACTGTAAAACTGACACTCAAGGGAAAGAATCCAGTAACACTTGATCACCTTAGCGTGCGAGGTAACAACATCCGATATTATATTCTTCCAGACAGTATAAACCTTGAGACTTTACTGGTGGAGGAGACACCTAGGGTCAAGCCCAAGAAGCCAACTACTG GGAGACCTTTGGGACGTGGCAGAGGTCGTGGCCGTGGACGTGGACGTGGCAGGGGACGCTAG